The Devosia sp. SD17-2 genome includes a region encoding these proteins:
- a CDS encoding YciI family protein, whose protein sequence is MLYAVLCYNDEKAVSEWTPEEDAACMERLGAVQAQMSDKGKLGPVVRLWNTDEAKTLRKSSGEPVVFDGPFAETKEQFLGFYVADCQNMDEALDFARDLAKANPDGGSYEIRPLRLYNPSALAE, encoded by the coding sequence ATGCTCTACGCTGTTCTCTGCTACAATGACGAAAAAGCGGTGTCCGAATGGACGCCGGAAGAAGACGCTGCCTGCATGGAGCGCCTTGGCGCCGTCCAGGCGCAGATGAGTGATAAGGGCAAGCTCGGCCCGGTGGTGCGCCTGTGGAACACCGACGAGGCAAAAACCCTGCGCAAGAGTTCCGGCGAGCCTGTTGTCTTCGACGGCCCCTTTGCCGAAACCAAGGAGCAGTTCCTCGGGTTTTACGTCGCCGATTGCCAGAATATGGACGAGGCGCTGGATTTCGCGCGGGATCTCGCCAAGGCAAATCCAGATGGCGGCTCCTATGAAATCCGCCCGCTGCGCCTCTATAATCCGAGCGCGTTGGCGGAGTAG
- a CDS encoding EamA family transporter codes for MRPNTLLVPVLLVTLGMVFTATGSSFAKMLFPLVGAAGATALRLTLAALVLIIVFRPWRHALDGKQKRAVLLYGVAMGSMNLFFYAAISLIPLGLAVALEFTGPLAVALFGARRPLDFFWIILAVAGFALLLPWAGIEGDVSLIGIVLALCAGACWAGYIVFGQRAGTGGGPHTAALGVGTAAVIALPFGIAEAGTALLDVSIWPLALAVALLSSAIPYALDMVALPKIPSRLFGILMSGQPALAALSGLVILGERLSPLQLAGMAAIIFASIGATATIARPRAETEPGT; via the coding sequence GTGCGGCCCAACACTCTTCTTGTTCCTGTTCTCCTCGTCACGCTCGGCATGGTGTTCACCGCGACCGGGTCGAGCTTTGCCAAGATGCTGTTTCCACTGGTGGGCGCAGCCGGGGCGACGGCGCTGCGCCTGACGCTGGCGGCGCTGGTGCTGATCATTGTTTTTCGGCCATGGCGCCATGCTCTCGACGGCAAGCAGAAGCGTGCGGTGCTGCTCTATGGGGTGGCGATGGGCTCGATGAACCTCTTCTTTTATGCCGCCATCTCCCTTATTCCGCTCGGCCTCGCCGTGGCGCTGGAGTTTACCGGCCCGCTGGCGGTAGCGCTGTTCGGGGCCCGGCGTCCGCTCGACTTCTTCTGGATCATTCTTGCGGTCGCTGGATTTGCCCTGTTGCTGCCCTGGGCCGGGATCGAGGGCGACGTCTCGCTGATCGGCATTGTGCTGGCGCTCTGCGCCGGAGCCTGCTGGGCCGGCTATATCGTCTTCGGCCAGCGCGCCGGGACCGGTGGCGGGCCGCATACTGCAGCGCTCGGTGTCGGTACGGCGGCGGTCATCGCCCTGCCCTTTGGCATAGCCGAGGCCGGCACGGCCCTGCTCGACGTGTCCATCTGGCCCCTCGCCCTCGCCGTGGCCCTGCTCTCGAGCGCCATTCCCTATGCGCTCGACATGGTGGCGCTGCCCAAAATCCCCTCGCGCCTCTTTGGCATATTGATGAGCGGCCAGCCCGCTCTCGCCGCGCTGTCGGGCCTTGTCATCCTCGGCGAGCGGCTCTCGCCCCTGCAACTGGCCGGCATGGCGGCGATCATCTTCGCCTCGATCGGCGCCACCGCCACCATCGCGCGCCCCCGCGCCGAAACAGAGCCGGGAACGTGA
- a CDS encoding GFA family protein, translating to MSDPKPDHSVLCSCHCGAVTLRLAHAPLEVTHCNCSLCRRYGVLWAYYSKAEVTITAEPTNAYAWNGQHIDFHRCSTCGCVTHWYPRAASRDRLGINARLLDPAVLEGARVKQVDGGGTGIFY from the coding sequence ATGTCTGATCCGAAACCGGACCACAGCGTCCTCTGCAGCTGTCATTGTGGCGCGGTGACCCTGCGTCTCGCCCATGCGCCGCTCGAGGTCACGCACTGCAACTGCAGCCTCTGCCGCCGCTATGGCGTGCTCTGGGCCTATTATTCCAAGGCGGAGGTGACCATCACCGCCGAGCCCACCAATGCCTATGCGTGGAACGGGCAGCACATTGACTTTCACCGCTGCAGCACCTGCGGCTGCGTCACCCACTGGTACCCCCGCGCCGCAAGCCGGGACCGGCTGGGGATCAATGCGCGGCTTCTCGATCCGGCAGTGCTGGAGGGCGCTCGGGTAAAACAGGTCGACGGCGGCGGGACGGGGATTTTTTATTAG
- a CDS encoding aldo/keto reductase translates to MEYRYLGRSGLKVSVLTMGTMTFGGNERIGHTDLAGAARQVDLCLDAGINLYDTANVYNAGVSEEILGAVLKENGRRQKALVATKVRFKMGEGPNQIGLSRHHIIEQCKASLKRLQTDVIDLYQVHEWDGMTPIEETMEALDTLVRHGHVRYIGCSNYSGWHIMKALMAADKRAGERFVSQQIHYSLHSRDAEYELVPISQDQGLGIFVWSPLAGGLLSGKYRREGGPESGRHVGGFREPPVYDWDKLYDVIDTIVAIAEERGVSGAQVALSWLLGRPGVTSTIIGGRSEEQFRDNIAAASLVLSAEERERLDQVSRPPLLYPYWHQSFSAQDRLGPADRDLIAPYAKEFSRG, encoded by the coding sequence ATGGAGTATCGCTATCTCGGCCGCTCAGGTCTGAAAGTCTCGGTTCTCACCATGGGGACGATGACTTTTGGGGGCAATGAGCGGATCGGCCACACCGATCTTGCGGGTGCGGCGCGTCAGGTCGACCTCTGCCTCGATGCCGGCATCAATCTCTATGACACGGCCAATGTCTATAATGCCGGGGTGTCCGAGGAAATTCTTGGGGCGGTGCTCAAGGAGAATGGGCGGCGACAAAAGGCGCTGGTGGCCACAAAGGTCCGCTTCAAGATGGGTGAGGGGCCCAATCAGATCGGGCTCTCGCGCCACCACATCATCGAGCAGTGCAAGGCCAGCCTCAAGCGCCTCCAGACCGATGTCATCGATCTCTATCAGGTGCATGAATGGGATGGGATGACCCCCATCGAGGAGACTATGGAAGCGCTCGATACGCTCGTGCGCCACGGCCATGTCCGCTATATCGGCTGCTCGAACTACTCGGGCTGGCACATCATGAAGGCGCTGATGGCCGCCGACAAACGGGCCGGCGAACGGTTCGTCTCCCAGCAAATCCATTATTCGCTCCATAGCCGCGACGCCGAATATGAACTCGTGCCCATTTCGCAGGATCAGGGGCTTGGCATCTTCGTCTGGTCGCCGCTGGCGGGCGGTCTGCTCTCCGGAAAATACCGTCGCGAAGGTGGTCCCGAGAGCGGCCGGCATGTCGGCGGGTTCCGCGAGCCGCCGGTCTATGACTGGGACAAGCTCTACGACGTCATCGACACCATTGTTGCCATCGCCGAAGAGCGCGGTGTCTCCGGCGCGCAGGTGGCGCTGAGCTGGCTCCTCGGACGGCCGGGCGTCACCTCGACCATCATCGGCGGACGCAGTGAAGAGCAGTTCCGTGACAATATCGCGGCGGCAAGCCTTGTGCTCAGCGCCGAAGAGCGGGAAAGGCTGGATCAGGTGAGCCGCCCGCCGCTGCTCTATCCCTATTGGCACCAATCGTTCTCCGCGCAGGACCGTCTTGGTCCGGCGGATCGCGATCTCATCGCTCCTTACGCAAAGGAATTCTCGCGTGGCTGA
- a CDS encoding fumarylacetoacetate hydrolase family protein, whose protein sequence is MADFVFAPPAPVTIPVAGGGMFPVRRVFCVGRNYAEHALEMGGDTREPPFFFTKPADAVVSGGRDIPYPPQTSDLHHEIELVVAIGKGGADIAAADAASHIFGYAVGIDLTRRDLQALAKKTGRPWDMAKGFDFSAPIGDIAPVSASGHPADGAITLEVNGVNRQRGMLSEMTWDVNSVVADLSRYVTLAPGDIIMTGTPAGVAAVVRGDLLEGKVEGVGTVTARIV, encoded by the coding sequence GTGGCTGATTTCGTTTTCGCCCCTCCCGCACCGGTCACCATTCCCGTTGCGGGCGGCGGGATGTTTCCCGTCCGAAGGGTGTTCTGCGTTGGGCGCAATTATGCCGAGCACGCCCTCGAGATGGGCGGGGATACGCGCGAGCCGCCGTTTTTCTTCACCAAGCCGGCCGATGCTGTCGTGTCGGGGGGGAGAGATATCCCCTATCCCCCGCAGACGAGTGATCTTCATCACGAGATCGAGCTGGTCGTCGCCATCGGCAAGGGTGGCGCCGATATCGCCGCTGCAGACGCGGCGAGCCATATTTTCGGCTATGCCGTCGGGATCGACCTGACGCGGCGTGACCTCCAGGCGCTCGCCAAGAAAACCGGTCGGCCGTGGGACATGGCCAAGGGTTTTGATTTTTCCGCACCTATCGGGGACATCGCCCCGGTTTCCGCCAGTGGCCATCCGGCCGACGGGGCCATTACGCTCGAGGTCAATGGTGTTAACCGACAGCGCGGAATGCTGTCGGAAATGACCTGGGATGTTAACAGTGTGGTAGCCGATCTGTCGCGTTACGTGACACTTGCGCCGGGCGATATCATCATGACCGGCACCCCCGCCGGGGTGGCTGCAGTGGTGCGTGGGGACCTGCTCGAGGGCAAGGTTGAAGGCGTCGGCACGGTCACGGCGAGGATCGTCTGA
- a CDS encoding AAA family ATPase, translating into MPVWSSQQDAALIAVSNWLKDRNGPQVFRLFGWAGTGKSTLAVHLAQDIRSVKYAAFTGKAALVMRKRGCKGAQTIHSLIYTLVSEKEGEPRFVLDPESPAADADLIVIDEVSMVDEQLGADLLSFGTKVLVLGDPFQLPPVQGAGFFTTEEPDIMLTEIHRQAADNPIIQLSMQVREGGTIEHGQYGESLVVGRDKVDREAVLEADQVLVGRNKTRLTYNDRLRELKGLPFHEPVVGDRMVCLRNNPRKRLLNGQIWIVTEALKRNNGKWSLMLADDEGKGEAKVMTHKAFFSGEEDAMSWPERRQFDEFTFGYCLTVHKAQGSQWDNVYLFDESFVFREERARWLYTGITRAAEKITIVR; encoded by the coding sequence ATGCCGGTCTGGTCGTCCCAGCAGGATGCGGCGCTTATCGCCGTGTCCAATTGGCTCAAGGACCGCAATGGCCCGCAGGTGTTCCGGCTATTTGGTTGGGCGGGCACAGGAAAATCGACGCTCGCCGTGCATCTGGCGCAGGATATCCGCTCGGTCAAATACGCCGCCTTCACCGGCAAGGCAGCCCTCGTGATGCGCAAACGCGGCTGCAAGGGCGCCCAGACCATCCACTCGCTGATCTATACGCTGGTCTCTGAAAAAGAGGGTGAGCCGCGCTTCGTCCTTGATCCGGAGAGCCCGGCTGCCGACGCGGACCTCATCGTCATCGACGAGGTCTCGATGGTCGACGAGCAATTGGGCGCTGATCTTTTGTCCTTTGGAACCAAGGTGTTGGTGCTCGGCGACCCGTTCCAGCTGCCTCCGGTCCAGGGCGCCGGCTTCTTCACCACCGAAGAGCCGGATATCATGCTGACCGAGATCCATCGGCAGGCGGCAGACAACCCGATCATCCAGCTGTCCATGCAGGTCCGCGAAGGCGGTACGATCGAGCATGGGCAATATGGCGAGTCCCTCGTCGTCGGCCGCGACAAGGTGGACCGCGAGGCTGTGCTCGAAGCGGACCAAGTCCTTGTCGGACGGAACAAAACGCGCCTCACCTATAATGATCGCCTGCGGGAATTGAAGGGCCTGCCCTTCCACGAACCAGTGGTCGGCGACCGCATGGTGTGCCTCAGGAACAACCCGCGGAAGCGCCTGCTTAACGGGCAGATCTGGATCGTCACCGAGGCGCTCAAGCGCAATAATGGCAAATGGTCGCTCATGCTCGCCGACGACGAAGGCAAGGGCGAGGCCAAGGTCATGACTCACAAGGCGTTTTTCTCCGGCGAGGAGGATGCCATGAGCTGGCCGGAGCGGCGGCAGTTTGACGAGTTTACCTTCGGCTACTGCCTTACCGTGCACAAGGCGCAGGGCAGCCAGTGGGACAATGTCTATCTTTTTGACGAGAGCTTCGTGTTCCGCGAGGAGCGGGCGCGCTGGCTCTACACCGGCATTACCCGGGCTGCGGAGAAGATCACCATCGTCCGCTGA
- a CDS encoding Rrf2 family transcriptional regulator, protein MISQKAKYALRALVSLARAGRGESRMIGEISRDQAIPKKFLEQILLELKRAGYVSSRRGRMGGYELVKAPEEIMYGEVLRLIDGPIAPLPCLSKIAYRKCEDCQDEASCEIRHVFERVTLATRDVLDRTSLADSLRLEDLDVAS, encoded by the coding sequence ATGATTTCGCAAAAGGCCAAATATGCGCTCCGGGCTCTGGTATCGCTGGCGCGTGCCGGGCGGGGGGAAAGCCGGATGATCGGGGAGATTTCGCGGGACCAGGCCATCCCGAAGAAATTTCTCGAGCAGATCCTGCTGGAGCTCAAGCGGGCGGGCTATGTGTCGAGCCGGCGGGGCCGCATGGGTGGCTATGAGCTGGTCAAGGCACCCGAGGAGATCATGTATGGCGAAGTGCTGCGCCTGATCGACGGGCCGATCGCGCCGCTGCCGTGTCTCTCCAAGATCGCCTATCGCAAATGCGAGGATTGCCAGGACGAGGCGTCGTGCGAAATCCGCCACGTCTTCGAGCGGGTGACACTGGCCACCCGCGATGTTCTGGACCGGACGAGCCTTGCCGACTCGCTGCGTCTTGAGGATCTGGACGTCGCTTCCTAG
- the purU gene encoding formyltetrahydrofolate deformylase, with amino-acid sequence MSANFVLTLSCTDRPGIVAAITTELAALNANIGESNQFWDQETGRFFMRIAFTAPDGVDRDIIEKALKSPIARFDMQTALTDQSQRKRIVIMVSKFDHTLLHLLYQIRVGWLDADVAAVISNHEDARKVAEDSGIAFHHLPVTKDTKAEQEARVLELVKQSGADLVVLARYMQVLSDNLSTRLFGQVINIHHSFLPSFKGAKPYHQAHERGVKIIGATAHYVTPDLDEGPIIEQETARVTHAMSPDDLVAAGRDIESRVLARAVKLHLESRVMLNGKKTVVFG; translated from the coding sequence ATGTCGGCCAATTTCGTACTGACCCTGTCCTGCACTGACCGGCCCGGCATCGTCGCGGCCATTACGACGGAATTGGCGGCCTTGAATGCCAATATCGGCGAGTCCAACCAGTTCTGGGACCAGGAAACCGGTCGCTTTTTCATGCGCATCGCCTTCACCGCACCGGACGGCGTCGATCGCGACATCATCGAAAAGGCCCTGAAGTCCCCGATCGCCCGCTTCGACATGCAGACTGCGCTGACCGACCAGAGCCAGCGCAAGCGCATCGTCATCATGGTCTCCAAGTTCGACCACACGCTGCTGCATCTGCTCTACCAGATCCGCGTCGGCTGGCTCGATGCCGACGTCGCGGCTGTCATCTCCAACCATGAAGATGCGCGCAAGGTCGCCGAAGATTCAGGCATTGCCTTCCATCACCTGCCCGTCACCAAGGACACCAAGGCCGAGCAGGAAGCCCGCGTTCTCGAACTGGTCAAGCAGTCCGGCGCCGACCTCGTCGTGCTGGCGCGCTACATGCAGGTGCTCTCGGACAATCTCTCGACCCGCCTCTTCGGCCAGGTCATCAACATCCACCACTCGTTCCTGCCGAGCTTCAAGGGCGCCAAGCCCTATCACCAGGCACATGAGCGTGGCGTGAAAATCATCGGCGCAACGGCCCACTACGTGACCCCGGACCTTGATGAAGGCCCGATCATCGAGCAGGAAACCGCCCGCGTCACCCATGCCATGAGCCCGGACGACCTCGTCGCCGCCGGCCGCGACATCGAAAGCCGCGTCCTCGCGCGCGCCGTCAAGCTCCACCTCGAGAGCCGCGTCATGCTCAACGGCAAGAAGACCGTCGTCTTCGGGTAA
- a CDS encoding ABC transporter permease subunit has translation MFRRGWFLPIAAVLGFAFLYAPIVSLVLFSFNENRLVTVWTGFSLKWYGELFQDAQMLNATWLSLQIAAITATIALVLGTLAAVALVRFRRFKGRTLFSGMVSAPLVMPDVITGLSLLLLFVAMESVLGWPQGRGMMTIIIAHATFCTAYVAVVVQSRLSDFDRSVEEAAMDLGASPVRTFFDITLPIIAPALVSGWLLAFTLSLDDLVIASFVSGPGSSTLPMLIFSKVRLGVSPDVNALATIIIGIVALGVLTATIIQLRGKPKRARS, from the coding sequence ATGTTCCGTCGTGGCTGGTTCCTCCCCATCGCTGCCGTCCTCGGCTTCGCCTTCCTCTACGCGCCCATCGTTTCGCTGGTGCTGTTCTCGTTCAACGAAAACCGCCTCGTGACCGTGTGGACCGGCTTCTCGCTCAAATGGTATGGCGAACTGTTCCAGGACGCGCAGATGCTCAACGCCACCTGGCTGAGCCTGCAGATCGCCGCCATCACGGCGACGATCGCCCTTGTGCTGGGCACCCTCGCCGCCGTGGCATTGGTGCGCTTCCGCCGCTTCAAGGGGCGCACGCTGTTCTCCGGCATGGTCTCGGCCCCGCTGGTCATGCCCGATGTCATCACCGGCCTCTCGCTGCTGCTGCTGTTTGTGGCAATGGAGAGCGTACTCGGCTGGCCACAGGGTCGTGGCATGATGACCATCATCATCGCCCACGCGACCTTCTGCACCGCCTATGTCGCCGTCGTGGTGCAGTCGCGCCTCTCCGACTTCGACCGCAGCGTCGAGGAAGCAGCCATGGACTTGGGCGCCTCGCCGGTCCGCACCTTCTTCGACATTACCCTGCCCATCATCGCTCCGGCGCTGGTCTCGGGCTGGCTCCTGGCCTTCACCCTCTCGCTCGATGATCTGGTCATTGCCAGCTTCGTCTCTGGCCCGGGCTCGTCCACCCTGCCCATGCTGATCTTCTCCAAGGTCCGCCTCGGCGTCTCGCCTGACGTCAATGCGCTGGCGACCATCATCATCGGTATTGTCGCCCTCGGCGTTCTCACCGCAACGATCATCCAGCTGCGCGGCAAGCCGAAGAGAGCCCGCAGCTAG
- a CDS encoding ABC transporter permease subunit, producing the protein MTNTHAPTIPPPRRLKPWNAVERGLAKVGITGRMLVLAAPFIWLLVFFLIPLFVVFGISLATKQFGRPPFSPLLKTDEGTVQLTLHLNNYIRLFTDNLYVAAYLSSIRIAAIATVITLLIGYPMAYFIARAPGQWRNILLMLVILPFFTSLLLRVYALTGFMRGNGVINQFLGLFGIEPLVMMQTDFAVYVGLVYTYLPFMILPLFTTLVKLDDSLLEASADLGARPLRTFLSITLPLSVPGIVAGSMLVFIPAIGEFVIPSLLGGPETLMIGRVLWDEFFTATNWPRAAAVACAMLVVVVVPIMLLQRFQNAVVEK; encoded by the coding sequence ATGACCAACACACACGCCCCCACCATCCCGCCACCCCGACGCCTCAAGCCCTGGAACGCGGTCGAGCGCGGCCTGGCCAAGGTCGGCATCACCGGGCGCATGCTGGTGCTCGCCGCGCCGTTCATCTGGCTGCTGGTGTTTTTCCTCATCCCGCTGTTCGTGGTGTTCGGCATTTCGCTCGCCACCAAGCAGTTCGGCCGCCCGCCCTTCTCGCCCCTTCTGAAGACCGACGAAGGCACGGTGCAGCTGACCCTGCACCTCAACAACTACATCCGCCTCTTCACCGACAATCTCTATGTCGCGGCCTATCTCAGCTCGATCCGCATCGCCGCCATCGCGACGGTGATCACCCTGCTTATCGGCTACCCGATGGCCTATTTCATTGCCCGCGCGCCGGGACAATGGCGCAACATCCTGCTGATGCTGGTGATCCTGCCCTTCTTCACCTCGCTGCTGCTGCGCGTATATGCGCTGACCGGCTTCATGCGCGGCAATGGCGTGATCAACCAGTTCCTTGGCCTCTTCGGCATTGAGCCGCTGGTGATGATGCAGACCGACTTCGCCGTCTATGTCGGCCTCGTCTACACGTACCTTCCCTTCATGATCCTGCCGCTCTTCACCACGCTGGTGAAACTCGACGACTCGCTCCTCGAGGCCTCGGCCGATCTCGGCGCGCGCCCGCTGCGCACCTTTCTGTCGATTACCCTGCCGCTGTCCGTGCCCGGCATTGTCGCCGGCTCCATGCTGGTGTTTATCCCGGCAATCGGCGAGTTCGTCATACCTTCGCTGCTCGGCGGCCCTGAAACCCTGATGATCGGGCGCGTGTTGTGGGACGAGTTCTTCACAGCGACCAACTGGCCGCGCGCGGCCGCAGTGGCCTGCGCCATGCTGGTTGTCGTGGTGGTGCCGATCATGCTGTTGCAGCGGTTCCAGAACGCCGTGGTGGAGAAGTAG
- the potA gene encoding polyamine ABC transporter ATP-binding protein produces MAKKPQLAIDTRPWRDAAHNKPFVRIKNVSKKFGDVSAVNDVSLDIYRSELFCLLGGSGSGKSTLLRMLAGFETPSSGTIEIDGQDMTEVPPYNRPVNMMFQSYALFPHMTVEQNIAYGLKRDNLPKPEIEARVAELLTLVKLQDYGKRKPHQLSGGQRQRVALARALAKRPKLLLLDEPLGALDKKLREETQFELVKIQEQLGVTFVVVTHDQEEAMTLATRIGVMNQGEIVMIGEPTDVYEYPNSRFVANFIGSANMVEGTVTEDEPDHVRIRSAELGCDIYVSHGVDCAPDQILWWAIRPEKMSLSREKPENPHNANVTTGVVEEIAYLGDISVYQVALESGKRIRVSQTNSVRGNPDAITWEETVYVTWEGNAGSVLTV; encoded by the coding sequence ATGGCGAAGAAGCCCCAGCTCGCGATCGACACCCGCCCTTGGCGCGACGCGGCGCACAACAAGCCGTTCGTGCGCATCAAGAACGTCTCCAAGAAGTTCGGCGACGTGTCGGCGGTCAATGATGTCTCGCTCGACATCTACCGCTCCGAACTCTTCTGCCTCCTGGGCGGATCGGGCTCCGGTAAGTCGACGCTCCTGCGCATGCTGGCCGGGTTCGAGACGCCCTCCTCGGGCACGATCGAGATCGACGGTCAGGACATGACCGAAGTGCCGCCCTACAACCGGCCCGTGAACATGATGTTCCAGTCCTATGCGCTCTTCCCGCATATGACCGTCGAGCAGAACATTGCCTATGGCCTCAAGCGCGACAATCTCCCCAAGCCCGAGATCGAGGCGCGCGTGGCCGAACTGCTGACCCTCGTCAAGCTGCAGGACTACGGCAAGCGCAAGCCGCACCAGCTCTCCGGCGGCCAGCGCCAGCGCGTCGCCCTCGCCCGCGCCCTCGCCAAGCGACCGAAACTGCTGCTGCTCGACGAGCCGCTGGGCGCGCTCGACAAGAAGCTGCGCGAAGAAACCCAGTTTGAACTGGTCAAGATCCAGGAACAGCTCGGTGTGACCTTCGTGGTCGTGACCCATGACCAGGAAGAGGCCATGACCCTGGCCACCCGCATCGGCGTCATGAACCAGGGCGAAATCGTCATGATCGGCGAGCCCACCGACGTCTACGAATATCCGAACTCCCGTTTCGTCGCCAATTTCATCGGCTCGGCCAATATGGTCGAGGGCACGGTCACCGAGGACGAGCCGGACCACGTCCGCATTCGCTCGGCCGAATTGGGCTGCGATATCTATGTCAGCCACGGCGTCGACTGCGCGCCGGACCAGATCCTCTGGTGGGCGATCCGCCCGGAGAAGATGTCCCTCAGCCGCGAAAAGCCCGAAAACCCGCACAATGCCAATGTGACGACCGGCGTCGTCGAGGAAATCGCCTATCTCGGCGATATCTCTGTCTATCAGGTGGCGCTCGAGAGCGGCAAACGCATCCGCGTCAGCCAGACCAACTCGGTCCGCGGCAATCCCGATGCCATCACCTGGGAAGAAACGGTCTATGTTACCTGGGAAGGTAACGCTGGCTCGGTGCTGACGGTATGA
- a CDS encoding polyamine ABC transporter substrate-binding protein, with amino-acid sequence MKKSLAIALGAVLAASSALAQEEPVLNIYNWSDYIAEDTIANFEAETGIKVNYDVYDSNEIVDAKLLAGNSGYDIVVPSGNFLERQIMAGLILPLDKSKLTNLGNLDPAVMATATAQDPDNAHAVPYMINTIGLGYNTAKVEAALGADAPLDSWDLLFKPEVIEKLASCGVTVLDSPSEVMGIALHYLGLDPNSESSDDLAKAEELMNSIKPHIRYFHSSQYIDDLGNGEVCLSLGYSGDIFIASDNAAEGTEIQYLIPTEGAATLFDFLAIPADAPHPENAHKFINYILEPEVVAAITNYVYYANPNLPALEFVDEEVKSNPGIYPPAETIAKAFVMKAHSPDYEETLTRTWTRIKTGQ; translated from the coding sequence ATGAAGAAGTCGCTCGCCATTGCCCTGGGCGCTGTGCTGGCCGCCAGCTCCGCTCTTGCTCAGGAAGAACCCGTCCTGAACATTTACAACTGGTCCGACTATATCGCCGAGGACACGATCGCCAATTTTGAGGCGGAGACCGGCATCAAGGTCAATTACGACGTTTACGACAGCAACGAGATCGTCGACGCCAAGCTCCTGGCCGGCAATTCGGGCTACGACATCGTCGTGCCGTCGGGCAATTTCCTCGAACGCCAGATCATGGCCGGCCTGATCCTGCCGCTCGACAAGTCAAAGCTCACCAATCTGGGCAATCTCGATCCCGCCGTCATGGCGACCGCCACCGCGCAGGATCCGGACAATGCGCACGCCGTCCCCTATATGATCAACACCATCGGCCTCGGCTACAACACTGCCAAGGTCGAGGCTGCGCTGGGTGCCGACGCACCGCTGGACAGCTGGGATCTCCTGTTCAAGCCCGAAGTGATCGAAAAGCTCGCCTCCTGCGGCGTGACCGTGCTCGACAGCCCGTCCGAAGTCATGGGCATCGCCCTGCACTATCTCGGCCTCGATCCCAATTCGGAAAGCTCGGACGATCTGGCCAAGGCCGAAGAGCTGATGAACTCGATCAAGCCCCATATCCGCTATTTCCACTCGTCCCAGTACATCGACGACCTGGGCAATGGCGAAGTCTGCCTGTCGCTGGGCTACTCGGGTGACATTTTCATCGCCTCCGACAATGCTGCCGAAGGCACTGAGATCCAGTACCTGATCCCCACCGAAGGCGCCGCGACCCTGTTTGACTTCCTGGCCATTCCGGCGGATGCACCCCATCCCGAGAACGCCCACAAGTTCATCAATTACATCCTCGAGCCCGAGGTTGTTGCCGCCATCACCAACTACGTCTATTACGCCAACCCGAACCTGCCGGCGCTCGAGTTCGTGGACGAAGAAGTCAAGTCGAACCCGGGCATTTATCCGCCGGCAGAGACCATCGCCAAGGCGTTCGTGATGAAGGCGCACAGCCCCGATTACGAAGAGACCTTGACCCGCACATGGACCCGCATCAAAACGGGCCAGTAA